The DNA region CCCTTCCTCACGAAGAATTCGCAGCAGATCTTCCGCCATCGCAATGTTCGCGCGATCCACGTTGATACGAATCGTTACTTCAAACTTTCCGATGGTTCGGTGCAGGTTCTCCACAATCCTTCGGAATGTCGAGCCACCATTCCTGAGAGGTCGCATTCTGTCATGAATCTCGGGAGGCCCATCTAAGGACACTTGTGCATGTTTGACTTTAACTCGCTGAAGTTCAGTGCAGGTGTGCTCATCAAGCAGGTAGCCGTTTGTGACGATGCTCGCGGCGTATTCTACATTCGCCTTCTCACAAAGCGCTATCAGACGATCCGACAAATCGAACAAGGCAACCCGGCCAACCAACGGCTCACCACCGAACCAATCCACACTTAAAGAGCGAATAGAACTCAACTTGCTTTGGACGAGGTCTACGACCGCACTCCTGACCTCCATGCTCATGATCGAAGGGTGTTTCGCTTCAAAGCAGTAAGGACAATCAAAATTACAGCCGAGGCTAGTGAGTATGGTCAAACTCATATTCTGAGTGTCAGAGCGACTCCGCGCATAGAGGCTCTCGAGCGCCGAGAGTTCGTCGACGCCATCTGGTAACACCATACTGCCTGCGGCTAGATCGGACAATGCCTCGTCCGAGAGTCCGTGATTAGGATCCCCTGCAAGATATTTCTCTAAGCCCTCCCGATCGTTCGAACCGATGCAGAGCAGGGCTCCGCTCAAACCGTTGTAAACGTAATATGACCCACGCCTCTCAACCCATATATTGTATTTTGATTCAGTCAAAATACCCTCCGAACATAGGCAGCGCTATTTAGCAGTGAGTTTTGAGCATGTTACAACTGAGCATCTCAATAGTTGAGGTTCACAACTCGAGATCTTGACGGGATGACAACCCACAGGCCCAATGATATTGCACGATATAGGTTTCAACTCTCCAGTGATGTTGCCTAGGCCGAGTTGGCTTGTCTCCTCGTCGGTTAACTCACGGGTCTCGGCTCTCAAGTTAGTGCACGATGAGGTGTCGGGATATTCGATCCCTTCCAGGGTAATCGCCGTTTTGTTATGGGGCATGATTAACCATACGTTCCGATCGTCAGCCATAAGCTCCCTTTCTATATTTAGGCGAAATTTAGGCGAAAATAACCCGTTTAAGGTGCAACTAGACGAGAGCAACTGCTAACGGAACTGCAGGTTAAACCACTACAATTCGACACGCCAGTGCAACTGATAAGAGAAAAACAGCTACGAGATAACAGGTTGTCGCAATTTATCGACACCGCACCACACTTGCCGACTTGCTCGCATTTGAAGTCAGGCACTTTGTCGACCCGTGTAATCTCGCTACTCTCGATTTCAGCGGCGCCCGTAAGCATTACATAATGCTTGCTATGCGGCGGTACGATCCATATCCTGGTGCTTGTTTTATCCGCATTTTCGTCCACACGCCACCTCCGGAGCAAGAAATGTACCATCACTTATATAATTCTGTCAACCGGAAGTTTTGAGCTTCGCTTGCGCCCCAGCGAGCGAGCACCATCTCTCGGACAAGTGATTATCGACGCAGACTCGCTCCGCTTTCTCAGCGAGTGATAAATCGCCAATACGCTCAACGAGGAGATTTAGTAACGAGAAGTCGGCTTTTCGGAAACTACCACTATCAGTTGTTGAGTACAGGGTTTATCGCAAATCCATCCCTCCGGAGAGCAGGCAGCCAAAGCGGTCGTTCACGGGCTTCTCCAAGTTCTGCTTGCAACCGAGGTAACGCTCGGTCGTCAGAACGGGGACTGCCCCAGAAGGAGCTGTATTTGTTCCAGTTGAACGCATTTGTCGGCGGAGCTCTCGACCGGCGGAACGGCGGGTTAGCGCACCGGACACGGGCATGCATTAAGCGCCAGCTGCGTTGTCCTCTGGTGGCACGTTCTTTGCATTGAAGAGCCCGATTCAGCGCAACCTAGCCGAGATCCGCATCGCGATCCAGCTGCAGCGCAGATTCTCAGATCGAGACGTGACGAATCAGGTGTATTTGAGTTCTACGGTGATAACGTGAAGGTCGGACTCGCCGATGTTTTCCAGCGTGTGCGGGGCCAGGGGCGGTCCCCAGAAGGCGCTTCCGGTAGCGGGTTTCGGCGAGAGGCTGCGGCTGTCCAGGAGCACCGCCCGGTCACTATCGCGGCGGATGAAGTCGCTCCAACTGAGCAGGTAATTCGTGCTCGGCCATTGGTGTGTGTGCAACGGGACGGTCTTGCCGGGACGGACAAACGTGTCGAGCACGCGAACCGTCTCATTTTCGAAGAGCAGCCTGTGATTCTGGGGTGCGGCCGTCAGGGCGTCTTAGTCCTCTGGATGTTGCTGGAGATCGGGCATGGCGAATTGTAGCCGCAACGCGGAACCGCTGCCAATATCTCGCCTTCTCCGCCAAGACACCGCTTCGATTCTTCATACTGTCCCAACGCTGTCCAGCAATCCCGGCGGGTCGGAGTCAATTCTTGAGAACAGGGCAATGCACTCATCGAGCAAGGGCTTGAGCCTACATCGGACTTTACTCCCGAGAAACGCCGTTCTCGGAAGTAACGAAATGCAAACTGGCCGTTAGCACAGGCTAGGCGTTCGATAGAGCATCCGTTTCGCCATCAGTTAGTGCTGCCAGCTCTTATATACGAATTCGAGGCTGTAGCCGTCCAGGTCCAGGACATTCGCTGCGTAATAGCGCGGGTCGTAGTACAGCCGCGCTCCGGGTGCGCCATTGTCCGTGGCTCCTGCCGCCATCGCGGTAGCATAGGCGGCATCGACTTCACTCTGGCTGTTCGCCACAAAACCGACGTGCGCGGCGCGGCTGTCGGCCGAACCCTGCCGAAGCCAAAAGAAGATGCGGCCATTGGCCCCAAACCCTTTCAGGTCTGGATGACCGGGCGGTCCGTCTTTGCCGTCGTAGTCGACGCGTTTGGTGATGCCAAGGGGAGCTAAAGC from Edaphobacter paludis includes:
- a CDS encoding radical SAM/SPASM domain-containing protein — translated: MTESKYNIWVERRGSYYVYNGLSGALLCIGSNDREGLEKYLAGDPNHGLSDEALSDLAAGSMVLPDGVDELSALESLYARSRSDTQNMSLTILTSLGCNFDCPYCFEAKHPSIMSMEVRSAVVDLVQSKLSSIRSLSVDWFGGEPLVGRVALFDLSDRLIALCEKANVEYAASIVTNGYLLDEHTCTELQRVKVKHAQVSLDGPPEIHDRMRPLRNGGSTFRRIVENLHRTIGKFEVTIRINVDRANIAMAEDLLRILREEGLSGKIGVYVGHLTGITDNAAAPSASYSPRCLSRKEFSVEELRFSGIAAKYGFSKLSLPTPRGAPCTAVRSIDLVIGSEGELYKCYESVGTSSEVIGNIKDHWDLNSNVRKWLDYSPFRNQECRKCIALPVCMGGCPHHAFDLLLYEDRCGTFRHNHVERITNYIDHYLSSK
- a CDS encoding VOC family protein, which codes for MLDHIFISVSDVERSISFYTAALAPLGITKRVDYDGKDGPPGHPDLKGFGANGRIFFWLRQGSADSRAAHVGFVANSQSEVDAAYATAMAAGATDNGAPGARLYYDPRYYAANVLDLDGYSLEFVYKSWQH